A genomic stretch from Hoplias malabaricus isolate fHopMal1 chromosome 4, fHopMal1.hap1, whole genome shotgun sequence includes:
- the rpl18a gene encoding large ribosomal subunit protein eL20: MKASGTLREYKVVGRLLPSAKNPAPPLYRMRIFAPNHVVAKSRFWYFVSQLRKMKKASGEIVYCGLVHEKSPLKVKNFGIWLRYDSRSGTHNMYREYRDLTTSGAVTQCYRDMGARHRARAHAIQIMKVQVIAANKCRRPAIKQFHDSKIKFPLPHRVLRQQHKPRFTTRRPNTFY; the protein is encoded by the exons ATGAAGGCGTCTGGCACA CTTAGGGAGTACAAAGTTGTGGGACGTCTTTTGCCCTCTGCCAAGAACCCAGCCCCTCCTCTGTATCGCATGAGGATCTTTGCTCCTAACCATGTTGTGGCAAAGTCTCGCTTTTGGTACTTCGTCTCTCAGTTGAGGAAGATGAAGAAGGCTTCTGGAGAGATTGTGTACTGTGGCTTG GTTCATGAGAAATCACCTCTGAAGGTAAAGAACTTTGGCATCTGGCTGCGCTACGACTCCCGCAGTGGCACCCACAACATGTACCGCGAGTATAGAGACCTGACCACATCTGGAGCCGTCACCCAATGCT ACCGGGATATGGGCGCTCGTCACCGTGCACGTGCTCACGCTATTCAGATAATGAAGGTGCAAGTGATTGCAGCCAACAAGTGTCGCAGACCTGCTATCAAGCAGTTCCAT GACTCCAAGATCAAGTTCCCCCTGCCACACAGGGTTCTGCGCCAGCAGCACAAGCCCCGCTTCACCACCAGGAGACCAAACACATTTTACTAA